The Trichosurus vulpecula isolate mTriVul1 chromosome 4, mTriVul1.pri, whole genome shotgun sequence genome contains a region encoding:
- the LOC118848022 gene encoding 60S ribosomal protein L22-like 1: MAPPKDKKAKRSTWKFNFDLTHPVEDGIFDSGNFEQFLKEKVKVNRKTGNLGNVVHIERFKNKITVVSEKQFSKRYLKYLTKKYLKKNNLRDWLRVVASDKETYELRYFQISRDEEGSESED; encoded by the coding sequence ATGGCGCCGCCAAAAGATAAGAAGGCTAAGAGATCAACTTGGAAGTTTAACTTTGACCTTACTCATCCAGTTGAAGATGGAATCTTTGATTCTGGAAATTTTGAGCAATTCTTGAAGGAGAAAGTTAAAGTCAATAGGAAAACTGGGAACCTAGGGAATGTTGTTCATATTGAACGCTTCAAGAATAAGATCACCGTTGTGTCTGAGAAGCAGTTCTCTAAACGATACTTAAAATATCTTACCAAGAAGTATCTTAAGAAGAACAATCTTCGTGATTGGCTTCGTGTGGTTGCATCTGACAAGGAGACTTACGAACTTCGTTATTTCCAGATTAGTCGAGATGAGGAAGGTTCTGAATCTGAAGATTAA